From a region of the Lactuca sativa cultivar Salinas chromosome 4, Lsat_Salinas_v11, whole genome shotgun sequence genome:
- the LOC111877934 gene encoding alpha-N-acetylglucosaminidase isoform X2, with the protein MASAMTAYIAVVLTTIILRFTVTHSSTLGVEYVSRLLQVQDRERAPSSVQISAARAVLDRLIPSHSPSFDFQIITKEHCGGVSCFSISNHPSSNVQGAPEILIRGVTGVELLSGVHWYLKNLCGAHISWDKTGGSQLSSVPKPGSLPRMQDDGLLIQRPVPWNYYQNAVTSSYTFAWWDWKRWEKEIDWMALQGINMPLAFTGQEAIWQKVFQKFNISSSDLDDFFGGPAFLAWSRMANLHGWGGPLPQSWLDQQLVMQKKILDRMYELGMTPVLPAFSGNVPAALKNVYPSAKITRLGNWFTVDSNPKWCCTYLLDATDPLFIEIGKAFISQQVKEYGQSSHIYNCDTFDENTPPTDDPNYISSLAAAIFKGMQSGDDEAVWLMQGWLFAYDPYWRPPQMQALLHAVPIGKMIVLDLFAEVKPIWITSDQFYGVPYIWCMLHNFAGNVEMYGVLDSLGSGPVDARISNNSTMVGVGMSMEGIEQNPVVYDLMSEMAFQHKKINVKTWLDSYSRRRYGKSVPSIQEAWNILYHTLYNCTDGAYDKNRDVIVAFPDVDPSFLSRKKILNKKNHLKDTDEAFDKPHLWYSTSEVIHALQLFIEGGNELSESNTFRYDLVDLTRQALAKYANDLFVDVIEAYESKYSDGVVFLSEKFLELVDDMDMLLGCHEGFLLGPWLESSKQLAINKEQEKQYEWNARTQITMWFDNTEEEASLLHDYGNKYWSGLLRDYYGPRAAIYFKYLKESLAKGDGFNLKSWRKEWIKLTNEWQDGKYVYPIKSEGDALNTSRWLFDKYLRDSAIISDY; encoded by the exons ATGGCTTCCGCCATGACTGCTTACATCGCCGTGGTACTGACAACCATCATCCTTCGCTTTACTGTCACTCACTCATCGACCCTTGGAGTTGAATACGTGTCTCGTCTTCTTCAAGTTCAGGATCGAGAGAGAGCCCCGTCGTCTGTACAAATTTCTGCTGCTAGAGCGGTGCTTGATCGCCTCATTCCTTCCCATTCACCTAGTTTCGACTTTCAGATCATCACTAAG GAGCATTGTGGTGGAGTATCCTGCTTTTCAATAAGCAACCATCCTTCTTCAAATGTGCAGGGTGCCCCTGAAATTCT AATACGTGGTGTCACTGGAGTGGAACTACTTTCTGGTGTTCATTGGTACTTGAAAAACTTGTGTGGGGCCCATATTTCATGGGACAAAACTGGTGGTTCACAGCTATCTTCAGTGCCTAAACCAGGATCTCTTCCCCGAATGCAAGATGATGGACTTCTGATACAAAGACCTGTTCCTTGGAATTACTACCAGAATGCTGTCACATCTAGTT atACATTTGCTTGGTGGGACTGGAAGAGATGGGAAAAGGAGATTGATTGGATGGCTCTTCAAGGCATCAATATGCCTCTAGCATTTACTGGCCAAGAAGCTATTTGGCAAAAAGTATTTCAG AAGTTTAATATTAGCAGTTCAGATTTGGATGATTTTTTTGGAGGGCCTGCATTTCTTGCTTGGTCTCGCATGGCTAACTTGCACGG ATGGGGTGGCCCACTGCCTCAAAGCTGGCTAGATCAACAACTTGTAATGCAAAAGAAAATTCTTGATAGAATGTATGAGCTAGGAATGACTCCAG TCCTACCAGCTTTCTCAGGAAACGTGCCTGCAGCTTTGAAAAATGTGTATCCATCAGCAAAGATAACTCGTTTAGGGAATTG GTTTACAGTTGACAGCAACCCTAAATGGTGTTGTACATATCTTCTTGATGCAACTGATCCTTTATTTATCGAGATTGGAAAAGCATTcataagtcaacaagtcaaag AGTATGGACAAAGCAGCCACATATACAACTG TGATACATTTGATGAAAACACACCACCAACAGATGACCCAAACTACATTTCTTCCCTAGCTGCTGCAATCTTTAAGGGAATGCAAAGTGGTGATGATGAAGCTGTTTGGTTAATGCAG gGATGGCTTTTTGCATATGATCCATACTGGAGGCCTCCACAGATGCAAGCACTTCTACATGCAGTTCCCATTGGGAAAATGATTGTCCTTGACCTTTTTGCTGAAGTCAAACCTATCTGGATTACTTCAGATCAGTTCTATGGTGTCCCTTATATCTGGTGCATGCTGCATAATTTTGCAGGAAATGTTGAGATGTATGGTGTTCTAGATTCTCTAGGATCTGGACCTGTTGATGCTCGTATTAGCAACAACTCAACAATG GTTGGTGTTGGAATGTCAATGGAAGGTATTGAGCAGAATCCTGTAGTTTATGATCTTATGTCTGAAATGgcatttcaacataaaaaaatCAATGTAAAG ACGTGGCTTGATTCATATTCACGCAGAAGATATGGAAAATCTGTCCCATCTATACAAGAGGCATGGAACATATTATATCACACGCTTTATAATTGCACAGATGGCGCttat GATAAAAATAGGGATGTGATAGTGGCATTCCCAGATGTTGATCCATCTTTTCTTTCTAGAAAAaaaattttgaataaaaaaaatcacCTAAAAGACACAGATGAAGCTTTTGACAAACCCCATTTATGGTATTCAACATCAGAAGTTAttcatgctctacaacttttcaTTGAAGGTGGAAATGAATTATCAGAAAGCAACACTTTTAG GTATGACTTAGTTGACTTGACAAGACAAGCATTGGCAAAGTATGCAAATGATTTATTTGTAGATGTGATTGAAGCGTATGAGTCAAAGTATAGTGATGGTGTTGTTTTCCTAAGTGAGAAGTTTCTAGAGCTTGTGGATGACATGGACATGTTATTGGGTTGTCATGAAGGGTTCTTATTAGGACCATGGTTGGAGAGTTCAAAGCAACTTGCAATTAACAAAGAACAAGAGAAACAG TATGAATGGAATGCAAGAACTCAAATCACAATGTGGTTTGATAACACGGAGGAGGAAGCTAGTCTCCTTCATGATTATG GAAACAAATATTGGAGTGGGCTTTTACGAGACTATTATGGTCCTCGAGCAGCTATTTATTTCAAATATTTGAAAGAAAGTTTAGCAAAAGGAGACGGGTTTAATTTAAAGAGTTGGAGGAAAGAATGGATTAAGCTTACAAATGAGTGGCAGGATGGTAAATATGTGTACCCTATTAAAAGCGAAGGTGATGCCCTCAACACATCGCGGTGGCTTTTTGACAAATACTTGCGTGATTCGGCTATAATAAGTGATTATTAG
- the LOC111877934 gene encoding alpha-N-acetylglucosaminidase isoform X1 gives MASAMTAYIAVVLTTIILRFTVTHSSTLGVEYVSRLLQVQDRERAPSSVQISAARAVLDRLIPSHSPSFDFQIITKEHCGGVSCFSISNHPSSNVQGAPEILIRGVTGVELLSGVHWYLKNLCGAHISWDKTGGSQLSSVPKPGSLPRMQDDGLLIQRPVPWNYYQNAVTSSYTFAWWDWKRWEKEIDWMALQGINMPLAFTGQEAIWQKVFQQKFNISSSDLDDFFGGPAFLAWSRMANLHGWGGPLPQSWLDQQLVMQKKILDRMYELGMTPVLPAFSGNVPAALKNVYPSAKITRLGNWFTVDSNPKWCCTYLLDATDPLFIEIGKAFISQQVKEYGQSSHIYNCDTFDENTPPTDDPNYISSLAAAIFKGMQSGDDEAVWLMQGWLFAYDPYWRPPQMQALLHAVPIGKMIVLDLFAEVKPIWITSDQFYGVPYIWCMLHNFAGNVEMYGVLDSLGSGPVDARISNNSTMVGVGMSMEGIEQNPVVYDLMSEMAFQHKKINVKTWLDSYSRRRYGKSVPSIQEAWNILYHTLYNCTDGAYDKNRDVIVAFPDVDPSFLSRKKILNKKNHLKDTDEAFDKPHLWYSTSEVIHALQLFIEGGNELSESNTFRYDLVDLTRQALAKYANDLFVDVIEAYESKYSDGVVFLSEKFLELVDDMDMLLGCHEGFLLGPWLESSKQLAINKEQEKQYEWNARTQITMWFDNTEEEASLLHDYGNKYWSGLLRDYYGPRAAIYFKYLKESLAKGDGFNLKSWRKEWIKLTNEWQDGKYVYPIKSEGDALNTSRWLFDKYLRDSAIISDY, from the exons ATGGCTTCCGCCATGACTGCTTACATCGCCGTGGTACTGACAACCATCATCCTTCGCTTTACTGTCACTCACTCATCGACCCTTGGAGTTGAATACGTGTCTCGTCTTCTTCAAGTTCAGGATCGAGAGAGAGCCCCGTCGTCTGTACAAATTTCTGCTGCTAGAGCGGTGCTTGATCGCCTCATTCCTTCCCATTCACCTAGTTTCGACTTTCAGATCATCACTAAG GAGCATTGTGGTGGAGTATCCTGCTTTTCAATAAGCAACCATCCTTCTTCAAATGTGCAGGGTGCCCCTGAAATTCT AATACGTGGTGTCACTGGAGTGGAACTACTTTCTGGTGTTCATTGGTACTTGAAAAACTTGTGTGGGGCCCATATTTCATGGGACAAAACTGGTGGTTCACAGCTATCTTCAGTGCCTAAACCAGGATCTCTTCCCCGAATGCAAGATGATGGACTTCTGATACAAAGACCTGTTCCTTGGAATTACTACCAGAATGCTGTCACATCTAGTT atACATTTGCTTGGTGGGACTGGAAGAGATGGGAAAAGGAGATTGATTGGATGGCTCTTCAAGGCATCAATATGCCTCTAGCATTTACTGGCCAAGAAGCTATTTGGCAAAAAGTATTTCAG CAGAAGTTTAATATTAGCAGTTCAGATTTGGATGATTTTTTTGGAGGGCCTGCATTTCTTGCTTGGTCTCGCATGGCTAACTTGCACGG ATGGGGTGGCCCACTGCCTCAAAGCTGGCTAGATCAACAACTTGTAATGCAAAAGAAAATTCTTGATAGAATGTATGAGCTAGGAATGACTCCAG TCCTACCAGCTTTCTCAGGAAACGTGCCTGCAGCTTTGAAAAATGTGTATCCATCAGCAAAGATAACTCGTTTAGGGAATTG GTTTACAGTTGACAGCAACCCTAAATGGTGTTGTACATATCTTCTTGATGCAACTGATCCTTTATTTATCGAGATTGGAAAAGCATTcataagtcaacaagtcaaag AGTATGGACAAAGCAGCCACATATACAACTG TGATACATTTGATGAAAACACACCACCAACAGATGACCCAAACTACATTTCTTCCCTAGCTGCTGCAATCTTTAAGGGAATGCAAAGTGGTGATGATGAAGCTGTTTGGTTAATGCAG gGATGGCTTTTTGCATATGATCCATACTGGAGGCCTCCACAGATGCAAGCACTTCTACATGCAGTTCCCATTGGGAAAATGATTGTCCTTGACCTTTTTGCTGAAGTCAAACCTATCTGGATTACTTCAGATCAGTTCTATGGTGTCCCTTATATCTGGTGCATGCTGCATAATTTTGCAGGAAATGTTGAGATGTATGGTGTTCTAGATTCTCTAGGATCTGGACCTGTTGATGCTCGTATTAGCAACAACTCAACAATG GTTGGTGTTGGAATGTCAATGGAAGGTATTGAGCAGAATCCTGTAGTTTATGATCTTATGTCTGAAATGgcatttcaacataaaaaaatCAATGTAAAG ACGTGGCTTGATTCATATTCACGCAGAAGATATGGAAAATCTGTCCCATCTATACAAGAGGCATGGAACATATTATATCACACGCTTTATAATTGCACAGATGGCGCttat GATAAAAATAGGGATGTGATAGTGGCATTCCCAGATGTTGATCCATCTTTTCTTTCTAGAAAAaaaattttgaataaaaaaaatcacCTAAAAGACACAGATGAAGCTTTTGACAAACCCCATTTATGGTATTCAACATCAGAAGTTAttcatgctctacaacttttcaTTGAAGGTGGAAATGAATTATCAGAAAGCAACACTTTTAG GTATGACTTAGTTGACTTGACAAGACAAGCATTGGCAAAGTATGCAAATGATTTATTTGTAGATGTGATTGAAGCGTATGAGTCAAAGTATAGTGATGGTGTTGTTTTCCTAAGTGAGAAGTTTCTAGAGCTTGTGGATGACATGGACATGTTATTGGGTTGTCATGAAGGGTTCTTATTAGGACCATGGTTGGAGAGTTCAAAGCAACTTGCAATTAACAAAGAACAAGAGAAACAG TATGAATGGAATGCAAGAACTCAAATCACAATGTGGTTTGATAACACGGAGGAGGAAGCTAGTCTCCTTCATGATTATG GAAACAAATATTGGAGTGGGCTTTTACGAGACTATTATGGTCCTCGAGCAGCTATTTATTTCAAATATTTGAAAGAAAGTTTAGCAAAAGGAGACGGGTTTAATTTAAAGAGTTGGAGGAAAGAATGGATTAAGCTTACAAATGAGTGGCAGGATGGTAAATATGTGTACCCTATTAAAAGCGAAGGTGATGCCCTCAACACATCGCGGTGGCTTTTTGACAAATACTTGCGTGATTCGGCTATAATAAGTGATTATTAG